The following are encoded together in the Poseidonibacter lekithochrous genome:
- a CDS encoding DoxX family protein, translating to MNTSDSKQKTIELAYLILRLTMGANMFVHGIVRIPKLDSFNIWMVEYFQDTFLPDFLVSLLAYSIPFVELAVGIFLIVGLFTRQALLIGALLMAILVFGSCLKENWEWAAFQMIYALFFFTLSYLIELNKFSIDSIRCKSSANKDEK from the coding sequence ATGAATACATCAGATTCAAAACAAAAGACTATTGAATTAGCATATTTAATCTTGAGGCTTACCATGGGTGCAAACATGTTTGTACATGGAATAGTTAGAATTCCAAAACTTGATAGTTTTAATATATGGATGGTTGAATATTTCCAAGATACATTTCTACCAGATTTCCTAGTGAGTTTATTAGCTTATTCAATTCCATTTGTTGAACTTGCAGTAGGTATTTTCTTAATTGTAGGTTTATTTACAAGACAAGCTTTACTTATTGGTGCTTTATTAATGGCTATATTAGTATTTGGCTCTTGCCTAAAAGAGAATTGGGAATGGGCAGCTTTCCAAATGATATACGCACTATTTTTCTTTACCCTTTCATACTTAATTGAATTAAATAAATTTTCTATAGATTCAATAAGATGCAAAAGTTCGGCAAATAAGGATGAGAAATGA
- a CDS encoding zinc-binding alcohol dehydrogenase family protein — protein sequence MKVIGFKTSLDIEKEESLISFEKQKPTAENFDVLVEVNAVSVNPADAKIRIRSAKDITLDNAKILGYDAVGVIKEIGKDVSDFKIGDRIFYAGDVSRDGSNAQYQLVDSRIIAKAPSSLNDIEASVLPLTSLTGWEALFDRLKVSAFEKKTLLIIGGAGGVGSITTQIAKELTNLTVITTASREETIAWSKSMGADYVANHKDLINSVKSLGFENVDYIFNTADTIGHWDAMAELIAPQGMIASIVEFDGNVNLSKLQGKSAGFVWELMFTRSLFKTEDMKKQHQILSQISSLVDCGRIKTTLTQSINGFTVESIKEAHSQIETGKTIGKIAINYKEEGK from the coding sequence ATGAAAGTAATAGGTTTTAAAACTTCACTTGATATAGAAAAAGAAGAAAGTCTGATTAGTTTTGAAAAACAAAAACCAACAGCAGAAAACTTTGATGTTTTAGTTGAAGTAAATGCAGTATCAGTAAACCCAGCAGATGCAAAAATCAGAATTAGAAGTGCAAAAGACATCACTTTAGATAATGCCAAAATACTTGGTTACGACGCAGTTGGAGTTATAAAAGAGATTGGAAAAGATGTTAGTGATTTCAAAATTGGTGACAGGATTTTTTATGCTGGTGATGTTTCAAGAGATGGTTCAAATGCTCAATATCAATTAGTTGATTCAAGAATTATTGCAAAAGCTCCCTCAAGTCTAAATGATATTGAAGCCTCAGTTCTTCCCTTAACTTCACTTACAGGATGGGAGGCACTTTTTGATAGATTAAAAGTCTCAGCATTTGAAAAAAAGACATTATTAATAATTGGTGGAGCAGGAGGAGTTGGATCAATAACTACTCAAATAGCTAAAGAGTTAACAAACCTAACAGTTATTACAACGGCTTCAAGAGAAGAAACTATAGCTTGGTCTAAATCTATGGGTGCAGATTATGTAGCAAACCACAAAGACTTAATAAATTCAGTTAAAAGCTTAGGTTTTGAAAATGTTGATTATATTTTTAATACAGCAGACACGATAGGACATTGGGATGCAATGGCTGAATTAATTGCTCCACAAGGGATGATAGCTTCTATTGTTGAATTCGATGGAAATGTGAACCTTAGTAAACTTCAAGGAAAATCAGCAGGTTTTGTATGGGAACTTATGTTTACTCGTAGTTTATTTAAAACAGAGGATATGAAAAAACAACATCAAATACTATCTCAAATTTCTAGCTTAGTTGATTGTGGAAGAATAAAAACAACATTAACTCAATCAATAAATGGATTTACAGTAGAGAGTATAAAAGAAGCCCATAGTCAAATAGAAACAGGTAAAACTATTGGGAAAATAGCAATAAATTATAAAGAAGAAGGTAAATAA
- a CDS encoding L-dopachrome tautomerase-related protein produces the protein MKNIKRTIVTTALLLASYANANKVETVQTVATFTERPGNLTINNEGRVFVSIHPLINPDIKLVELSAIGSKNNYPNDKYSKGKDSLIKATIAVKSDAKGNLWILDLANKQFVVWDTKKNKLEKTIKISEEAMVKASFLQDFVLDEKRNRAIIADMSQGDLKSAPTPAFIVVNTKTGESKRVAQSHKSMMPEIKDGFALNPIAIDPTFTWVYFGSIHGKKVYRVPSDSFDNEKDVIKNIKVFGQKSYSDGIAVDSNENVYITDIENQAIGVTNKDGYKIIATLPKGQTWPDGLAIANDGYIYATVNQLNRTAVLNNGKEEGISPYLIVKTKLLK, from the coding sequence ATGAAAAATATAAAAAGAACTATAGTAACGACAGCTTTATTATTAGCATCATATGCTAATGCAAACAAAGTAGAGACAGTACAAACAGTAGCTACATTTACAGAAAGACCTGGAAACTTAACAATCAATAATGAAGGAAGAGTTTTTGTTTCTATTCATCCACTTATAAACCCAGATATTAAACTAGTGGAATTAAGTGCAATTGGAAGTAAAAACAATTATCCAAATGATAAATATTCAAAAGGAAAAGATTCTCTAATCAAAGCAACTATTGCAGTAAAAAGTGATGCAAAAGGCAATTTATGGATTCTTGATTTAGCAAATAAACAATTTGTTGTGTGGGATACTAAAAAAAATAAATTAGAAAAAACTATAAAGATTTCAGAAGAAGCAATGGTTAAAGCTAGCTTCTTACAAGATTTTGTTCTTGATGAAAAAAGAAATAGAGCAATTATTGCAGATATGTCACAAGGAGATTTAAAAAGCGCTCCTACTCCTGCATTTATTGTTGTAAATACAAAAACAGGCGAATCAAAAAGAGTTGCTCAAAGTCATAAGTCAATGATGCCAGAAATCAAAGATGGATTTGCTTTAAATCCAATTGCAATAGACCCTACATTTACATGGGTTTATTTTGGTTCAATTCATGGGAAAAAAGTATACAGAGTTCCATCAGATAGTTTTGATAATGAAAAAGATGTAATAAAAAATATCAAAGTGTTTGGGCAAAAGTCATATAGTGATGGAATTGCCGTTGATTCAAATGAAAATGTTTATATTACAGATATTGAAAATCAAGCAATTGGAGTAACAAATAAAGATGGATATAAAATCATAGCAACTTTACCAAAAGGGCAAACATGGCCAGATGGATTAGCAATTGCAAATGATGGATATATTTATGCAACAGTAAATCAATTAAATAGAACAGCTGTTTTAAATAATGGTAAAGAAGAAGGTATCTCTCCTTATTTAATTGTAAAAACTAAACTTTTAAAATAA
- a CDS encoding alkene reductase, translating to MKNVFNSYDMKDLKLKNRISMAPMTRSRTIKGEVPTEMNAQYYAQRASAGVIISEATQISLQGQGYADTPGIYTQEQIDGWKKVTSAVHEEGGKIILQLWHVGRVSSSKVNGLQPIGPSPLIAKDTQVYIFDTAQSKDATMIPVEEPKEMSNDDITQVIEEFRIAAKNAIEAGFDGVEIHGANGYLLDQFLRSNSNRRSDRYGGNKENRIKLLLEITKEVIDEIGEDKTGVRLSPFIKFKDMDDPEILDTFMLAAKELNELDILYIHLCEADWDDAPQIPESFRKELRAAFKNTIIATGGYSLDKANDVVKKDLVDIVGFGRYFIPNPDLVNRLKNNYPLAQIKDSHTLFGGRDEVGYSDYLNYKA from the coding sequence ATGAAAAATGTATTTAACTCATATGATATGAAAGATTTAAAATTAAAAAATAGAATTTCAATGGCGCCAATGACAAGATCAAGAACAATCAAAGGCGAAGTACCAACAGAAATGAATGCTCAATATTATGCACAAAGAGCAAGTGCAGGCGTTATTATTAGTGAAGCAACACAAATTTCACTACAAGGGCAAGGTTATGCAGATACACCAGGAATTTATACACAAGAACAAATAGATGGTTGGAAAAAAGTAACAAGTGCAGTACATGAAGAAGGAGGGAAAATCATCTTACAACTTTGGCATGTAGGAAGAGTTTCTAGTTCAAAAGTAAATGGATTACAACCTATTGGCCCTTCACCACTTATTGCAAAAGATACACAAGTTTATATTTTTGATACAGCACAAAGTAAAGATGCAACGATGATTCCAGTAGAAGAGCCTAAAGAGATGAGTAACGATGATATTACACAAGTAATTGAAGAGTTTAGAATAGCTGCTAAGAATGCAATTGAAGCAGGATTTGATGGAGTTGAAATTCATGGGGCAAATGGATATTTACTTGATCAATTCTTAAGAAGTAATTCAAATAGAAGAAGTGATAGATATGGTGGAAATAAAGAAAATAGAATCAAACTTTTATTAGAAATCACAAAAGAAGTAATTGATGAAATTGGAGAAGATAAAACAGGTGTTAGATTATCACCATTTATTAAATTTAAAGATATGGATGATCCAGAAATTCTTGATACATTTATGTTAGCTGCAAAAGAATTAAATGAATTAGATATTTTATATATTCATTTATGTGAAGCAGACTGGGATGATGCACCTCAGATTCCAGAATCATTTAGAAAAGAATTAAGAGCAGCTTTTAAAAATACAATTATTGCTACAGGAGGATATAGCCTTGATAAAGCCAATGATGTAGTAAAAAAAGATTTAGTTGATATTGTTGGATTTGGAAGATACTTTATCCCTAACCCAGATTTAGTTAATAGACTAAAAAACAACTACCCTTTAGCCCAAATAAAAGATTCTCATACCCTATTTGGTGGAAGAGATGAAGTAGGATATAGCGATTATTTAAATTATAAGGCGTAG
- a CDS encoding DUF1097 domain-containing protein yields MKRIYFKLISIFPIAISVGVMTFITAWFCNFMGWTVWLSFLSWALYFLHGGTAQKGLSAFISFIYGIALAQLAIWYINYLFEISPQEAWWSTYIVPSSVFIVASIITLTMRIYDSWASFIPAVYIGTVFRFAFIDLSLANKNITEIVPDLVFPILFGLIIGWCTVTLLVFLDKVGFAQWHRRWEVE; encoded by the coding sequence ATGAAAAGAATATATTTTAAACTTATTAGCATATTTCCAATTGCTATTTCAGTAGGAGTAATGACGTTTATTACTGCATGGTTTTGTAACTTTATGGGATGGACAGTTTGGCTATCTTTTTTAAGTTGGGCATTATATTTCTTACATGGAGGGACTGCACAAAAAGGGCTTAGTGCTTTTATCTCTTTTATCTACGGTATAGCTTTAGCTCAACTTGCAATATGGTATATAAACTATCTCTTCGAAATTTCTCCCCAAGAAGCTTGGTGGTCTACATATATCGTACCTTCTTCTGTATTTATTGTTGCCTCTATTATTACTTTAACAATGAGAATTTATGATTCATGGGCTTCTTTTATTCCTGCTGTTTATATCGGAACTGTTTTTAGATTTGCTTTTATTGATTTATCACTTGCAAATAAAAATATTACTGAAATTGTTCCTGATTTAGTTTTTCCAATTTTATTTGGACTTATTATTGGTTGGTGTACAGTTACATTATTAGTTTTTCTTGATAAAGTTGGATTCGCCCAGTGGCACAGAAGATGGGAAGTGGAGTAG
- the rraA gene encoding ribonuclease E activity regulator RraA, whose translation MKFETADICDENQDKKIQVLSSDYKNYGGRKKCQGKIITIKLDKSNWRLLELLRDEKGEGRVIVVDNSKAFYGVVGDKLMAFAKENNWAGIILNGFVRDIEYTKDIDVSLFAIGTCPLRNFEKTNSSRGIELNFDGVTFNDGDYLYADNDGVIISNEKLI comes from the coding sequence ATGAAGTTTGAGACAGCTGATATATGTGATGAAAATCAAGATAAAAAGATTCAAGTACTATCATCAGATTATAAAAACTACGGTGGAAGGAAAAAATGTCAAGGCAAAATTATAACAATAAAACTTGACAAAAGTAACTGGAGATTATTAGAACTTTTAAGAGATGAAAAAGGAGAAGGAAGAGTTATTGTAGTTGATAATTCTAAAGCCTTCTATGGAGTAGTTGGCGATAAGCTTATGGCTTTTGCCAAAGAAAATAATTGGGCAGGAATAATTCTAAATGGTTTTGTAAGAGATATAGAGTACACAAAAGATATAGATGTATCACTTTTTGCAATAGGTACTTGCCCTTTAAGAAACTTTGAAAAAACAAATTCATCAAGAGGTATTGAATTAAATTTTGATGGAGTAACATTCAATGATGGAGATTATCTTTATGCAGATAATGATGGCGTAATTATCTCTAATGAAAAACTTATTTAA
- a CDS encoding response regulator transcription factor, translating to MKQLANKVKDLNILVVEDDDEIRKRLSNTLKFYFKNVYEANCGYDGYDLFVESKPDLCILDIEMNNGNGIELVKKIRKISFSAPIIILSAYSTEEYLLELINDNINHYILKPATNEKLMKAISTVLFKETNEKIHLIENLYLDLENNHLFYNDETIEIRKKEKHFLKLLHENKNIIVNYEMIQEYIWGEKFMTQNALKVFIKELRKKLPLNVIENIINEGYKLKVL from the coding sequence ATGAAACAATTAGCGAATAAAGTAAAAGATTTAAATATATTAGTAGTAGAAGATGATGATGAAATTAGGAAAAGATTATCAAATACTTTGAAGTTTTATTTTAAAAATGTATATGAAGCCAACTGTGGTTATGATGGTTATGATCTTTTTGTGGAGAGTAAACCTGATTTATGTATTTTAGATATTGAAATGAATAATGGTAATGGAATAGAACTTGTAAAAAAGATCAGAAAAATAAGTTTTTCTGCTCCTATTATTATTCTAAGTGCATACTCAACTGAAGAGTATTTATTAGAACTAATTAATGATAATATTAATCACTATATTTTAAAACCAGCAACAAATGAAAAACTTATGAAAGCCATCTCAACTGTACTTTTCAAAGAAACAAATGAAAAAATACATTTAATAGAAAATTTATATTTAGATTTAGAAAACAATCATTTATTTTATAATGATGAAACAATAGAAATTAGAAAAAAAGAAAAACATTTTTTGAAGCTTTTACATGAGAATAAAAATATAATTGTTAATTATGAAATGATTCAAGAATATATTTGGGGAGAGAAGTTTATGACACAAAATGCTTTAAAAGTTTTCATTAAAGAACTTAGAAAAAAACTTCCTCTAAATGTAATTGAAAACATTATAAATGAAGGATATAAACTTAAAGTTTTATAG